In Sphingomonas sp. R1, a single genomic region encodes these proteins:
- a CDS encoding VOC family protein: protein MSDEADAPFHLRALDHLVLRVADIERSINFYCDVIGCTVDRRRPEYDLVHLRAGTAMLDLVRHEGGASAGDNVDHFCLQIAPFDEAALLAHLAQRGVRTEPPIAQRYGAQGTGRSLYLRDPDGNRVELKEALQAE from the coding sequence ATGTCCGATGAAGCTGACGCCCCCTTCCACCTCCGGGCGCTTGATCACCTCGTGCTGCGGGTCGCTGACATCGAGCGGAGCATCAACTTCTATTGCGACGTCATCGGCTGCACGGTCGATCGGCGACGCCCGGAATATGATCTCGTGCACCTGCGAGCGGGCACGGCGATGCTCGATCTCGTCCGCCACGAAGGAGGCGCATCGGCTGGCGACAATGTCGACCATTTCTGCCTGCAGATCGCGCCGTTCGATGAGGCGGCACTTCTCGCGCACCTCGCGCAACGAGGCGTACGCACCGAGCCGCCGATTGCGCAGCGTTATGGCGCGCAGGGCACCGGGCGATCGCTGTATCTTCGCGATCCCGACGGTAATCGCGTCGAACTCAAGGAAGCGCTTCAGGCGGAGTAG